From the genome of Plasmodium reichenowi strain SY57 chromosome Unknown, whole genome shotgun sequence:
AAGCATAAAgtaaaaaattaacaaaattacgtattttattatgtatttgttattttatttaataaatataattgaAGTAAagtataattatatattattgtattgtaatatttttttggtttattaaaacatatagaaaaataaaagaaatatatataaatattaatagtacatatatatatatatatatttgtaataaaaaaaacattatgtttttttttttgtgtataaataaagcatatatattgtatattatgcaattaaaataatattaatataatattaaattaatatattttgtattaagtatattaaaaataaattatagTTTTTATGAtagaataaatattatattttaaaataatattattgtgTCATTCTTTGTGTGCAgtgtaaaatataattataatatatatatatatttatgttattattaatattatttttttatattatgacacttaaataaattttttctttatttaatttcttAGTATTTTTTCTGAGTAATATGAATTGggataatattaaatataatgaatgattcataaatatcatttattaaatgtttTGTATCGTAAagtattaaatatattttcatttaatttttcaaaaataatgaaatatttaaacATGTATTTTTGCTTACGTAATATgtctatattatttcatatactccttaaaataatatattaatacatattttaaaatatttaaatctTCTCATTAGAACATCTATTGCATCAGCTGTTATGTCTACAACACTTGCATTTTTAGAAATAAGGTTTTCCTCTTTgataatgtaaatattgTGAAATTTccttatataaattattttttatttttatttttattttacttttatcatttatattaatttcacatttcttttgttaatttccatatttataatttatatttttgcTATTATGAAATTTCGACTTCTTATTTGAATATcaatatgaatttttttatataattttgaatCGTATTCTTCTAGTTTGTagtttattaaattatttataagaataaatctttttcttttcttcatcGTCTAAtagtttatttttttttttaaataattaggattatttaatatagTATTTCTTTAGTTTATTAAATTGTATTATGCCATTATCCGTATATGgaagaaattttttttctttgacatattatttattttatctcATTCATCATATTAGCTTCattctaaaaaaaaatgaaagaatatatttattttatttattaaaaatttttttaactttataacatttttgttctacaaaaattaaatgaacaGATAATGAGAATTATaattgtaaatataattattttcgtttgatattatatcattatcacttttttttttattttttttttaaatatgtagTACTTAATGTGTagatattaaattattaatatgttcTTATTATgtagtatatatatatatatattatttatattaataaaaatacattagaaataattttgataaatatatttattttttctatgtaaaagaataaaattaCCAAATAATCATACATTTgtattaaacatataaatattataaaaatttttttttttttttttttttttttttttgaaggTTTTATACAActgtaaattttttttgttttcatttttatattaaacaGAATTATTGTTAAATTAAAAgtgtaaattttttatttgtagtctatatttatatattttaaaatagtttattatattatgttaatcagttttgtatttttctcttatatttcttcttatAATTACGATCGTTTTCTCTTTATACTATTTTATTGTATAAATTtctataattatataaatatacaaaataaattaagATTACATGGACaaattctatatatttaattgtaaattattaatatttatttaagttacgtttataaattttttatatgtgcgaattattatatatatatataaaaataaataatactaatttctaaaataaagaaatacgaatatatacatatatatatatatatatatatatatatatttatgtgtatatatataatgatggATATATGatttctatattttatgaaatattattatttttaagaGAATGAATTTtgtctttatttttattcatatactaaaataatttcttaaataatatttaattaaaaaaaataaaataaattaaatatattactatatattatttaatttaataatatcttatgtgtctttttttatttttttttaaagatattacttttgtttttgtatttttcaataatatgagattcttaaaatatttatattttgtatgtttctttatataattatatttatatatatatatataattccAAATTTATTCGTATTGAATTGTTATTctattaaaatttttattttccttatttttttttatttattgtaaGTTATagttttattaatatttataagaatttgtttattacattattaatatagaacaatatataataaaataattatatatgtttttttatattaatctttttataaaaatctagatatttataaatatataataataataataataataataataatgtattaaCTGTTCTGTTTTATTGAacatgaatatatataaaaatttcaaaattaatttatcatTAGTTGTTCTCGGGGTTGTAAATATACAAGTACAAGTAagttaataatataatatatatatatatatatatatctatgtatatttaaatattatgtttaatatatattttttgtttatacAGTCTCATTGTGGTGGCGTCAATCCCTATTTGTCTCCAGTTCAATttaataatcatatatttagAAGAATGTTGTCTGTCAATGAATCTGATGATGTTGTTGTTGAGACACCAATTGAAGAAACATTTAATAAGAAGAATGAACCTATTGATGAAAAATTTGAAGAATGGTTTTATTCTAATGGTGGAGAACAAACCGTAGAACAATTATTAAGTAAGACAGGTGATGCCGTTTGTCATGGTTTTGGTAGTTGTGTAGCAAAACGTGCTAATAGTTTATTAAgattatgtaatattaagaatgaggaaaatatattaaatgataatgatttattaaatcaATACTTGAATGGAGatgtattaaatatattcaatgAAAACaaatcattatttaaagatttattaaatgaagatatatgtaatacaaagatttatatatatatattattatttaattttgttattttttctggaattttacaaattataataaataaagaaatatcATTACTGGGAAATGAATCCGAAGAAACCAATAAATTATTAGCTCTATGGAAAAGAGTGGtgaaaaatgaagaaagCAAATATAAccttttaaaaagaaatttataTCAACATTATTTGAAACtaagaaataaaagtaGATTACCGATTGATACATTGaataacatattaaatgaatGTAATATGGTAgttaagaaatataataataattatgataagacgcttaatgaaaaatttcAAGGATGGTCAACAGTTACTCctcataatatatttgaatttaAAATGTTTGTAATGGCTTGTAGATTAACATGGagaagaataataaaaaaagtacaTACAGAATATAcagaattattaaaaatatcattcaaataaaatatggaaaggaatataaattaatatatgcatgatgtagatatataatttataagCTTATATGAAATTCATgaagtaatatatatgagtacatatgtaaataaaattatatatatatatatatatatatatatatatatatatatatatgttgatatgtttatatttatataatt
Proteins encoded in this window:
- a CDS encoding putative exported protein (Plasmodium exported protein, unknown function), producing MNIYKNFKINLSLVVLGVVNIQVQSHCGGVNPYLSPVQFNNHIFRRMLSVNESDDVVVETPIEETFNKKNEPIDEKFEEWFYSNGGEQTVEQLLSKTGDAVCHGFGSCVAKRANSLLRLCNIKNEENILNDNDLLNQYLNGDVLNIFNENKSLFKDLLNEDICNTKIYIYILLFNFVIFSGILQIIINKEISLLGNESEETNKLLALWKRVVKNEESKYNLLKRNLYQHYLKLRNKSRLPIDTLNNILNECNMVVKKYNNNYDKTLNEKFQGWSTVTPHNIFEFKMFVMACRLTWRRIIKKVHTEYTELLKISFK